From the genome of Candidatus Flexicrinis proximus:
GCTGGCTGATGTGAACCATGCCTTCTTTACCCGGCAGGATTTCCACAAAGCAGCCGTAGCTCTCAATGCGCGTCACTTTACCGGTATAGATGCGTCCCGGAATGACCGACTCGGTCATGCCGCGGATGTCTTCGAGCGCCGCGTCCACGCCGGGGCCGTTCTGCCCCGACACATACACCGTGCCGTCATCCTGGATATCGATCTTGACGCCATGCTTTTCCTGCAGCCCGCGGATCATCTTGCCGCCTGGCCCGATCACCGCGCCGATTTTCTCGGTGTCGATCTTGATCGATTCCATGCGCGGCGCGTAATCGCTCAGCTTCTCGCGCGGGGCGTGGATCGCCGACTGGATCACGCCGAGGATTTCCATACGGGCATCCTTGGCCTGCGCCAGCGCCTGCTTCATCACATCGTGCGGCACACCCTTGATCTTGATGTCCATCTGCAGCGCTGTGATACCCTGCGACGTTCCGGCCACCTTGAAGTCCATATCGCCGATATGGTCTTCCAGACCCTGAATATCGGTCAGGACGGCGTACTTGTCGCCTTCCTTGATCAGACCCATCGCGATACCGGCCACCGGACGCTTGAGCGGTACGCCCGCATCCATCAGCGCCAGTGTCGAACCGCAGACCGACGCCATCGAGGTCGAGCCGTTGCTGCTCAGTACTTCGCTGACGACGCGGATCGTGTACGGGAACACATCCTCTTCGGGGATCATGTAACGCAGTGCCGTCTCCGCCAGCGCGCCGTGACCTACTTCGCGCCGCTTCGTGCCCCGCAGCGGGTAGGCCTCGCCGGTCGAGTAGGGCGGGAAGTTGTAGTGGTGCAGATAGCGCTTGTTGGGTTCCGGCGCGATGTTGTCCAACTCCTGCGCATCGCCCGGGGTGCCCAGCGTAGCAATGCTCATCACCTGCGTCTGACCGCGGGTGAACAAGCCAGAGCCATGAACGCGCGGCAGCAAGCTGACTTCCGCCGCCAGCGGTCGGATGGTCGTCGTGTTGCGGCCATCCGGCCGGATGCCCTCATTCACGATCCGCCGGCGCACTTCTTCGCTGATGATCTCTTCGACTAGATTGGCGACTTCTTTCCCGGTCACGGGCGCCTGGCCTTCGGCCAGCGTGGCATTCTGAGCCTCGTATTCGGCCTTCAGTTCGACCAGCAGCGCTTCGACAGCTTCCTTGCGGCCCGACCGGTCGGTCGTCGTCGCCAGAATCTGCTGAACCTTGCCGCGCGCCTTGCCGTCGATTTCAGCCTTCAGCGCGTGATTGACGACCGCTGCTTTATACGCTGACTTTTCCTTGCCTACCGCCGCCCGCATCTCGTGCTGAAGCTGAATCAGCGGCTGGATGCTCTCGTGCGCCAGTTTCAGCGCCGCCAGCATCGTCTCTTCGTCGATCTCCTGCGCGCCGCACTCGACCATATTGATCGCGTCTGCCGTGCCGGCTACGCGCAGGTCCAGCGTGCTGTTGGCCAGTTCGGAGATGGTCGGGTTGACGACCAGTTGGCCGTCGATGCAGCCGATCCGTACACCGGCAACGGGTGTCTCGAACGGCACGTCGCTGATGATCAGCGCCGCGCTCGCGGCCAGGATACCGATCATGTCGGCGTGATGTTCCTGATCGTGCGAGAACGGCATCAGGATGACCTGAACCTCGTTACGCAGGTCTTCGGGGAACAGCGGGCGCAGCGGACGGTCGATCACCCGGCTCACCAGAATGGCGGCCTCGGGCGGACGGCCTTCGCGGCGGAAGAAGCTTCCCGGAATGCGGCCTGCCGCGTACAGCTTTTCTTCGAAGTCGACGCTGAGCGGAAAGAAGTCGATGCCTTCGCGTACCGACTTGGACATGGTGGCGGCGGCAAACAGCATCGTGTCGCCCACGCGCGCGGTGACCGCACCACCGGCCTGTTCGGCCAGCTTACCGGTTTCCAGCACATATTCCTTGCCGCCGACGGTTGCGCTGAACCGTTTTGCGGTCTTGACGAGCAGATCTACCATTGTGTGTTTCTCCTTGTTGACAATGGACGCGCCCGACAGTCAGGGATTGGACAATACGGCTAACGAATACTCGTTAGCGGCATCCTCCAATGCCTGCGTTGTCGGGCGCAAAATCCAGACAAAATAAAGAGTCTAAACGTTCAGCGGGGGACCCGCCTTTTCTGGCCGCCGTGGTGGCCTTTGAACGCCTAGACTCTGTGACCAACACTACTTACGCAGCCCCAGCTTCTCCAGGATCTGCTTGTAAGCGGCCGGGTCTTTCCGTGCGAGGTAGTTCAGGTGGCTGCGACGCTCGCCGACCAGCTTGAGCAGGCCGCGCCGTGAGTGGTTATCATGCTTATGCACCTTCAGGTGCTCGGTGAGGTAGGCAATCCGGTTACTCAGGATCGCGATCTGTACCTGCGGTGAGCCAGTATCGCCTTCTTTCGTGGCATACTCGCTGATCAGGCTTTGCTTCTGCTCTTTGGTGAGAGTCATTTTTCGTCCTTGTCCTTGCGGCTGTCACCGGGCAGGCCGGACATTGGGCCTACCGGTCGAATAACGATACTCCGCATTGTAGCACAGCCCGCGA
Proteins encoded in this window:
- a CDS encoding polyribonucleotide nucleotidyltransferase, whose protein sequence is MVDLLVKTAKRFSATVGGKEYVLETGKLAEQAGGAVTARVGDTMLFAAATMSKSVREGIDFFPLSVDFEEKLYAAGRIPGSFFRREGRPPEAAILVSRVIDRPLRPLFPEDLRNEVQVILMPFSHDQEHHADMIGILAASAALIISDVPFETPVAGVRIGCIDGQLVVNPTISELANSTLDLRVAGTADAINMVECGAQEIDEETMLAALKLAHESIQPLIQLQHEMRAAVGKEKSAYKAAVVNHALKAEIDGKARGKVQQILATTTDRSGRKEAVEALLVELKAEYEAQNATLAEGQAPVTGKEVANLVEEIISEEVRRRIVNEGIRPDGRNTTTIRPLAAEVSLLPRVHGSGLFTRGQTQVMSIATLGTPGDAQELDNIAPEPNKRYLHHYNFPPYSTGEAYPLRGTKRREVGHGALAETALRYMIPEEDVFPYTIRVVSEVLSSNGSTSMASVCGSTLALMDAGVPLKRPVAGIAMGLIKEGDKYAVLTDIQGLEDHIGDMDFKVAGTSQGITALQMDIKIKGVPHDVMKQALAQAKDARMEILGVIQSAIHAPREKLSDYAPRMESIKIDTEKIGAVIGPGGKMIRGLQEKHGVKIDIQDDGTVYVSGQNGPGVDAALEDIRGMTESVIPGRIYTGKVTRIESYGCFVEILPGKEGMVHISQLADYRVNKVEDEVAIGDEVMVMVTDVDPGGKVRLSRQAALEGWTLEEAREKDRRPPGGGGGRGGDRGGDRRGGGDRRGGGDRGGGGYRGGGE
- the rpsO gene encoding 30S ribosomal protein S15, which codes for MTLTKEQKQSLISEYATKEGDTGSPQVQIAILSNRIAYLTEHLKVHKHDNHSRRGLLKLVGERRSHLNYLARKDPAAYKQILEKLGLRK